GATCAACTGCCGATAATCGCCCACAGGCGTCATCCAAATATGGTTGATCACGCCCATTCCTTCCACTTCACCCAAGGTAAAGGTTTCCTTGGCCTCCATCACGATATAGGGGTTGACTTTCCAGCCGACACCCAATTCGCGGGCGGCATGGGCGGCACTTCCTGTCTCGAGGGTTGCCATACCGCCTTTCCCTTTCTCACCCGTAAAGTTTTCCGGGCTGATCGAACGGGTATCCGCATCTTTCAGACGGCATAGATCGGCCATGGGATTATTGGCGGCGACGCCGTACGCGCTCACAAGCGCCATGCACAATACAACAAGCATACATTGTCTTAGGTTCATCTCAAGGGCTCCTCTTTCTTTGGGGCTTCCACAGTCTCCTCTGCGCGATCGAACTTCCGGCCGCACAGAATATCCATCTTACCTGTTTTTAAAGGGCTCATGCCACTTTATAAGAAGCGGAAAAACGTGCTTTCTTTTTCTTTTCCGCGCACAAAGAAAAGGCGTCGAAACCGGGCGAACTTGTACCGTCGGTTTCGGCGCCTGCTATGGATTCAACCTATAATGCTGCTTACAGCAGCGACGTTATATTAGCCGTTTACGCGCTGGAATTCAACCATGAAATCGCACAGGGCAGCCACCCCTTCCATGGGCATGGCATTGTAGATGGAGGCACGGCAGCCGCCCACGGAACGATGTCCCTTCAGCGCGGCCAAACCCGCATCCGTCGCTTGCGTCAAGAAAAGCTTCTCCTGTTCTTCCGTACCCACGCGGAAGGTCACGTTCATCAAGGACCGGCATTCAGGCAGGGAATGGCCTCGGTAAAAGCCGCCGCTGCCGTCGATGGTATCATAGAGCAGCTTCGCCTTCGCTTGGTTGACGGCGTGCATCTTTTCCAATCCGCCTATGTCTTCGATCAGCCACCGCGTCACCAAAGAGATCACATAAATGGAGAAGGTGGACGGCGTGTTGTACAGCGAATCGTTGTCCGCCAAGATCTTATAATCAAGGAGAGGCGGCAGGTTTTCGGGAACATGCTCCAACAGGTCTTTGCGGATGATGACGACTGCCGTTCCCGAAGGACCAATGTTCTTTTGTGCGCCCGCATAGAGCAGCGCATACTTGTTAATGTCAGTCGGCCGGCACAGGAAATCAGAGGAGGCATCACAAAACAGTGCTTTGCCCTGCACTTCCGGTTCCTTCGTAAACTGGATACCTTGAATGGTTTCATTGGAGGTGAAATGCACATAGGCGGCATTGGGATCCAAATCCAATTCACTATCGGCGGGGATACGGTTAAAATTGGCTTCTTTGCCGCTCCAAGCCGTGCGCGCCGTACCGAAACGGCTTGCTTCTTTAATGGCTTTCGAAGCCCAAGAACCGACATTGATATAGTCTGCTGTGCCGCCGTTTAAATAGTTCATCGCCAACATGGAAAACTGCATGGTTGCGCCGCCCGGCGTGAAGAGCACCTTATAGGAATCCCCTTCAAAGCCGAGCAACTTTTGGAAATTCGATTTCGCTTCGTCCAGCACATTTTGGAAAGCCTTGGAACGATGGCTGATTTCCATGATCGACGCGCCGGCGCCGGGGTACGAAAGTAATTCCGCCTGTACCTGTTCCATGACGGGAAGAGGGAGCGTGGCGGGTCCCGCAGAAAAATTGAAAACACGATTTGCAGTCATGGGCGTCTCCTTTTATGTTGTCCGTATACAGGACTTTGGGTTAATCATTGAAACATGCATCCTGCGCAAGTCCGGGGGGAAAGATCACGCTTGGCAACAGATGCGTGGGTGAGTCACGCCCTATTATACGCCTTCCTCATCAACAATAAAACTTTTATGCCCTGCCACTGGAAGAACAAGAACAGATTTGATACAATTGCCTTTCACCGGAGAGGTGGCCGAGTGGTTGAAGGCGGCGGCCTCGAAAGCCGTTGTGCGGTTTACCGTACCGTGGGTTCGAATCCCACCCTCTCCGCCAGCATGCTATGAGCGCTCATGCAGTCCGCGGCCCGGCCGTGCGCTCGTCGTCAAAAGCATTTACGCGAGTCCAACAGGATCGTCACGGGCCCGTCGTTCACCAAGCTGAGCTCCATGTGGGCGCCAAAGATGCCCGCAGCCACAGGAAGCCCGTAGTCCTTGCGCAGCCGATTCATCACCGATTCATAGAGGGGAACCGCTGTCTCCGGCGCCGCTGCCGCCACAAAAGATGGTCGCCTGCCGCGGCGGCAATCACCATGCAAGGTGAATTGCGAAATCGCCAAGATGCTGCCGCCCACCTCCAAGACGGAACGGTTCATGCGCCCTTCGTCATCGCGAAACAAACGGATATGGGCGATCTTTTCCGCCATATACGCCGCGTCAGCCTCCACGTCCTCCGTGTCTACACCGATAAGCGCCACAAGGCCCGGCCCGATTTCACCGACCACTGCATCATCAACGCGCACGGCGGCAGAAGAAACCCGTTGTAATACAACCCGCATAGTAAACTACTCCTTATATACCGGGGCATCGCCCTATACCGAATCGGGCGCACTTTTTCGCTTAGCCCGGAATCGCCGTGCTCTCGACGCGGCAGAACTGAATGGACACGCTTTTTGAAACCAGCGCAAGGCACGCCCAATAGTCGCGGTCAACCTGCACAGGATAGAGACGCGTCTCCTCCCAAGCAGGATCTTGTTGCGCTGTCCTGTCTACGTCACGGACGGACCGCAAAAAGGAAGGGAATGAACCGGTGCCCCTTAGTTTATACCAAGCTTCCAAGGCAGTCCAATAAGCGGTGAAACGTTGCGCCGCCTCTTCTGACTCCGGCGGCAGCGCGTCTATGTCTGCGCGCCAAGCCGGGGGAAAGGCTTTTTCAAGGAGGTGAGGATAGCTGGCCGGTCGGCGCAGGCTTTCGACGTCCACGCCGCAGGGGATGGGGGAGACAGCAAGCATGAGATAGCGGTCCGTGTGGCTTTGGCTGAGGTATAGGGGCGGCGTCACTGCGGGACGTGCCAATTCTAATTTCTTTCCCCGGCCATCATGGAAGGCGACGTCTTCAACGGCTGCCCCTAAGAGTCGGCTCACCACAAAATAGCGAAGAGAAAGGGCGGCCAATTGCTGCCGTTGAAACTTTTCGTTGCCGTCCAAGCAACCAGCATAGCGCCCCCACTGTGCGGACAGGAGCCGAGCCGCCTCCTTATCATTGAAGTGATCAAGGCGCAGGGAAAAGACCTGCACTAAATCCCGGGTATCGGGTTGCAGGGAAGGGTTTTGTATCCAGGCCGGATGAAGGTACTGCCGGTTGATCGTTGGTAAAGCCATGGTATCTTCGTTTGGATGGGGGGGGACACTTATGCTTTAGGGAAAATATCCCGGGGAATGCTGCCGTAGGGATAGACCTGCTGCGCATAGATCTTGTCGATCATCTCTTTTAACAATTCTTTGTCGTAGCCCGCCAATTTGGCTTCTGCCGCCGCTTCGAAGATG
The DNA window shown above is from Candidatus Hydrogenedentota bacterium and carries:
- a CDS encoding D-tyrosyl-tRNA(Tyr) deacylase; protein product: MRVVLQRVSSAAVRVDDAVVGEIGPGLVALIGVDTEDVEADAAYMAEKIAHIRLFRDDEGRMNRSVLEVGGSILAISQFTLHGDCRRGRRPSFVAAAAPETAVPLYESVMNRLRKDYGLPVAAGIFGAHMELSLVNDGPVTILLDSRKCF
- the serC gene encoding 3-phosphoserine/phosphohydroxythreonine transaminase, with amino-acid sequence MTANRVFNFSAGPATLPLPVMEQVQAELLSYPGAGASIMEISHRSKAFQNVLDEAKSNFQKLLGFEGDSYKVLFTPGGATMQFSMLAMNYLNGGTADYINVGSWASKAIKEASRFGTARTAWSGKEANFNRIPADSELDLDPNAAYVHFTSNETIQGIQFTKEPEVQGKALFCDASSDFLCRPTDINKYALLYAGAQKNIGPSGTAVVIIRKDLLEHVPENLPPLLDYKILADNDSLYNTPSTFSIYVISLVTRWLIEDIGGLEKMHAVNQAKAKLLYDTIDGSGGFYRGHSLPECRSLMNVTFRVGTEEQEKLFLTQATDAGLAALKGHRSVGGCRASIYNAMPMEGVAALCDFMVEFQRVNG
- a CDS encoding 4'-phosphopantetheinyl transferase superfamily protein, whose translation is MALPTINRQYLHPAWIQNPSLQPDTRDLVQVFSLRLDHFNDKEAARLLSAQWGRYAGCLDGNEKFQRQQLAALSLRYFVVSRLLGAAVEDVAFHDGRGKKLELARPAVTPPLYLSQSHTDRYLMLAVSPIPCGVDVESLRRPASYPHLLEKAFPPAWRADIDALPPESEEAAQRFTAYWTALEAWYKLRGTGSFPSFLRSVRDVDRTAQQDPAWEETRLYPVQVDRDYWACLALVSKSVSIQFCRVESTAIPG